From a region of the Vallicoccus soli genome:
- a CDS encoding DUF2961 domain-containing protein, with translation MSAPAAGRAWRRLALGVPLVLALAAPVAPVASAAPPASGGAATWAAGKGPVGWDTYRQLDRLPQLTRGVETRQFSGFDRRGGNDDGFEGTYSCLRQDAGRCVIAEAEGPGEVQSVWFTRDGGNVTATGTIRIELDGRTVLDAPLQDVVDGELGAPFVFPLVANALESSGGVYLKVPMPYRERMKITTERNPLFHHVSYRAFADAEGVRTFDPSDEALDVVELLRRHGTADPKPALPGARTDSRALDVAPGQRAVLADLRGPGTVSALRLRMPQLEGPEASEPITDDGRAFVGSSEFTVAVDPGNEGVRLTRRLDTLIGYQRARILVDGEEVGEWSGLPAAGGQWADQVVTLPASVTAGKSEIRVRNEFISSDNDFNEFSYFVDSIVDGEPVRTDTLSVGPDSLEDEAAHGYAIEGARWEGVRTYRYGTRVEDPEAVARAEEVLADARLRMTFDGERTVDAPLGEFFGTGLGYYPVRALFLGVDTEQDTLTSWWPMPYRQRAVIELVNASGEPVEGAGVDVTWARTPASAAGLGPNGATGHFRAESRAGETVDGQDWTFLDADGWGKFVGVSHTLRGLRTEPGGGPFNGTRGYLEGDERVHTDGSRSPDMHGTGSEDFYEAGWYFNNGPFSNPFNGATAFEAGELGCQNLCDSLYRLMVGDQVPFGNSLRFTIEHGPGNDEPGLYGSTAFWYGRAENALRSTDVLDVGSAASEAAHGWTAPQAGPVESLTSVFEGDLDQVRVTDEGRSSTGPVAFSLALDRQNAGAVLRRTSDQRQAYQAAEVRVDGVRVGVWSQPLGNAVQRWLDDDFLLPAGATAGKRSVRVELVPLAGAPAWHAARYELLAHVRPFDDRDAPVVTEVTAQGGRTNEVLLSWDARDDVGVESYRVYASQDPRVPVGDATLIGTTATTGLTHGGLGLGETWWYRVVAVDAAGNESAPSRPVQGVSGRVLALEAEALPVVGSTAPVESQPNCCGLSWSGGRQLWLRAGEPGQSVTVRFSVPVAGTYDLSAVHTVAADYGTVQVSVDGEPVGEPFDGYQAAIGVRAVEHGAVDLAAGEHELTLTVTGKAAASLGHLVGVDTVELALQEGATRR, from the coding sequence GTGAGCGCCCCCGCGGCCGGGCGCGCCTGGCGGCGCCTGGCGCTCGGCGTCCCGCTCGTCCTCGCCCTGGCGGCACCGGTCGCGCCCGTCGCGTCCGCCGCGCCCCCCGCGAGCGGCGGGGCCGCGACCTGGGCTGCCGGCAAGGGGCCGGTGGGCTGGGACACGTACCGCCAGCTCGACCGGCTGCCCCAGCTGACCCGCGGCGTGGAGACGCGCCAGTTCTCCGGCTTCGACCGCCGCGGCGGCAACGACGACGGGTTCGAGGGGACGTACTCCTGCCTGCGCCAGGACGCCGGGCGCTGCGTCATCGCCGAGGCCGAGGGGCCGGGCGAGGTGCAGTCCGTCTGGTTCACCCGCGACGGCGGGAACGTCACGGCGACCGGGACGATCCGCATCGAGCTGGACGGGCGCACGGTCCTCGACGCGCCGCTGCAGGACGTCGTCGACGGCGAGCTGGGTGCGCCCTTCGTCTTCCCGCTGGTGGCGAACGCGCTGGAGAGCTCGGGCGGCGTCTACCTCAAGGTGCCGATGCCGTACCGGGAGCGCATGAAGATCACGACGGAGCGGAACCCGCTCTTCCACCACGTGAGCTACCGGGCCTTCGCCGACGCGGAGGGCGTGCGCACCTTCGACCCCTCCGACGAGGCGCTGGACGTCGTCGAGCTGCTGCGCCGGCACGGCACGGCCGACCCCAAGCCGGCCCTGCCGGGGGCCCGCACGGACTCCCGGGCGCTGGACGTCGCGCCGGGGCAGCGGGCCGTGCTGGCCGACCTGCGCGGCCCGGGCACCGTCTCGGCCCTGCGGCTGCGGATGCCGCAGCTCGAGGGCCCGGAGGCCAGCGAGCCGATCACCGACGACGGGCGCGCCTTCGTCGGGTCGAGCGAGTTCACGGTGGCGGTCGACCCGGGCAACGAGGGGGTGCGGCTGACCCGCCGCCTCGACACCCTCATCGGCTACCAGCGGGCCCGGATCCTCGTCGACGGCGAGGAGGTCGGCGAGTGGTCGGGCCTGCCGGCCGCCGGGGGCCAGTGGGCGGACCAGGTGGTGACGCTGCCCGCGTCCGTGACCGCGGGCAAGTCCGAGATCAGGGTCCGGAACGAGTTCATCTCGTCGGACAACGACTTCAACGAGTTCTCGTACTTCGTCGACAGCATCGTCGACGGGGAGCCGGTGCGCACCGACACCCTGTCGGTCGGCCCGGACTCCCTCGAGGACGAGGCGGCGCACGGGTACGCGATCGAGGGTGCGCGCTGGGAGGGCGTGCGGACCTACCGGTACGGCACCCGGGTCGAGGACCCCGAGGCCGTCGCCCGCGCCGAGGAGGTGCTGGCCGACGCCCGCCTGCGCATGACCTTCGACGGCGAGCGCACCGTGGACGCGCCGCTCGGCGAGTTCTTCGGCACGGGCCTGGGCTACTACCCGGTGCGCGCGCTGTTCCTCGGCGTCGACACCGAGCAGGACACCCTCACGTCGTGGTGGCCGATGCCGTACCGCCAGCGGGCCGTCATCGAGCTGGTCAACGCCTCGGGCGAGCCGGTCGAGGGCGCCGGGGTGGACGTCACCTGGGCGCGCACCCCGGCGAGCGCCGCGGGCCTCGGCCCGAACGGCGCGACGGGCCACTTCCGGGCGGAGTCCCGCGCGGGCGAGACGGTCGACGGGCAGGACTGGACGTTCCTCGACGCCGACGGCTGGGGCAAGTTCGTGGGGGTCAGCCACACCCTGCGCGGCCTGCGCACCGAGCCGGGCGGCGGGCCCTTCAACGGCACCCGCGGCTACCTCGAGGGCGACGAGCGGGTGCACACCGACGGGTCGCGCTCGCCGGACATGCACGGCACGGGGAGCGAGGACTTCTACGAGGCCGGCTGGTACTTCAACAACGGGCCCTTCAGCAACCCCTTCAACGGCGCGACAGCGTTCGAGGCCGGCGAGCTCGGCTGCCAGAACCTCTGCGACAGCCTCTACCGGCTCATGGTCGGCGACCAGGTGCCGTTCGGGAACTCGCTGCGCTTCACCATCGAGCACGGGCCGGGCAACGACGAGCCGGGCCTCTACGGCTCGACCGCCTTCTGGTACGGCCGCGCGGAGAACGCCCTGCGCAGCACCGACGTCCTCGACGTCGGGTCCGCCGCGAGCGAGGCCGCGCACGGCTGGACGGCGCCGCAGGCCGGGCCCGTCGAGAGCCTCACGTCGGTGTTCGAGGGCGACCTCGACCAGGTGCGGGTGACGGACGAGGGCCGGTCCTCCACCGGGCCCGTCGCGTTCTCCCTGGCGCTGGACCGGCAGAACGCGGGCGCCGTGCTGCGCCGCACGTCCGACCAGCGGCAGGCGTACCAGGCCGCGGAGGTCCGGGTCGACGGGGTGCGGGTCGGCGTCTGGAGCCAGCCGCTGGGCAACGCCGTGCAGCGCTGGCTCGACGACGACTTCCTGCTGCCGGCGGGCGCGACGGCGGGCAAGCGGTCGGTGCGGGTGGAGCTGGTGCCGCTGGCGGGGGCCCCGGCCTGGCACGCGGCGCGCTACGAGCTCCTGGCGCACGTCCGGCCGTTCGACGACCGGGACGCGCCCGTGGTCACCGAGGTGACCGCGCAGGGCGGGCGCACGAACGAGGTGCTCCTCTCCTGGGACGCGCGGGACGACGTGGGCGTGGAGAGCTACCGGGTCTACGCGTCGCAGGACCCGCGGGTGCCCGTGGGCGACGCGACCCTCATCGGCACCACGGCCACCACCGGCCTGACGCACGGCGGCCTCGGGCTCGGCGAGACGTGGTGGTACCGGGTGGTCGCGGTCGACGCGGCCGGGAACGAGAGCGCCCCGTCGCGGCCGGTCCAGGGCGTGTCCGGACGCGTCCTCGCGCTCGAGGCCGAGGCCCTGCCGGTCGTGGGCAGCACCGCCCCGGTGGAGAGCCAGCCGAACTGCTGCGGCCTGTCCTGGTCGGGCGGGCGGCAGCTCTGGCTGCGGGCCGGCGAGCCCGGGCAGTCCGTGACCGTGCGCTTCTCGGTCCCGGTCGCCGGGACGTACGACCTCTCGGCCGTGCACACGGTGGCCGCGGACTACGGCACCGTCCAGGTCTCCGTCGACGGCGAGCCCGTCGGGGAGCCGTTCGACGGCTACCAGGCGGCCATCGGGGTCCGCGCGGTCGAGCACGGCGCGGTCGACCTCGCGGCGGGGGAGCACGAGCTCACGCTCACCGTGACGGGCAAGGCCGCGGCGTCCCTGGGGCACCTGGTCGGCGTCGACACCGTCGAGCTCGCGCTGCAGGAGGGGGCGACGCGGCGGTGA
- a CDS encoding RNA polymerase sigma factor yields MTTTTCPPPTTEHPLLRAARGDAGAWTELHRRYDRLVRGVARRQGLCPSDVDEVAQRTWLRLLEHAAEVRDPLRLPGWVSTTARREGLALRHERWRQQPVADVPEVAARDDAEDALDRLERERRAGALHAAVRLLPAHQRRVVRALLAHPDASYVELAALLGVPVGSVGPTRQRALRRLRLLLDPSLAAAAAA; encoded by the coding sequence GTGACCACCACCACCTGCCCGCCGCCGACCACCGAGCACCCGCTGCTGCGCGCCGCGCGCGGCGACGCCGGGGCCTGGACCGAGCTGCACCGCCGCTACGACCGGCTCGTGCGCGGCGTCGCCCGCCGGCAGGGGCTCTGCCCGAGCGACGTCGACGAGGTGGCGCAGCGCACCTGGCTGCGCCTGCTGGAGCACGCCGCCGAGGTCCGCGACCCGCTGCGCCTGCCCGGCTGGGTGAGCACCACCGCGCGCCGCGAGGGGCTGGCCCTGCGGCACGAGCGGTGGCGCCAGCAGCCGGTCGCCGACGTGCCCGAGGTCGCGGCCCGCGACGACGCCGAGGACGCCCTCGACCGCCTCGAGCGGGAGCGTCGGGCCGGCGCCCTGCACGCCGCCGTCCGCCTGCTCCCGGCGCACCAGCGCCGCGTCGTGCGCGCGCTGCTCGCCCACCCCGACGCGTCGTACGTGGAGCTCGCGGCGCTGCTGGGCGTCCCCGTGGGCAGCGTGGGACCGACGCGCCAGCGCGCGCTGCGCCGGCTGCGGCTCCTGCTCGACCCGTCGCTCGCCGCGGCCGCCGCCGCGTGA
- a CDS encoding FGGY-family carbohydrate kinase, which produces MSDLVLGIDLGTGSSKAVLAEPDGTVVATATRAHAVSLPRPGRAEVDAEGVWWAEVAGLARELVGRSGGRRVAGVCVSGAGPSLVLCDERGRALRPAILYGIDTRATAEIDELTRRLGAGRVLERCGKELSTQAVGPKLLWVRRHEPEVWGRTARWYGSSSYAVARLTGEHVLDHHTASQCDPLYDLRAGDWAHDWVDEVAPGVLLPRLAWPGEVVGAVHAEASAATGLPVGTPVLAGTVDAWAEAHSVGVRRPGDLMLMYGSTMFLVQVLAGLRVHPGLWTTAGVEPGSRTLAAGMATSGSLTGWLQEVGGGADFGVLVEEAGRTPPGADGLVLLPYFAGERTPVFDPHARGVVAGLTLRHTRGHLFRAAYEGTAYGVRQILALLARSGAPVERVVAVGGGTQGGLWTQVVSDVTGVPQVLPAVTIGASYGDALLAAVATGLVPPGTDWTREAGVVEPDPGTKDVYDELFAVYEELYPATRGLVHRLAAVQESGA; this is translated from the coding sequence GTGAGCGACCTCGTCCTCGGCATCGACCTCGGCACCGGGAGCAGCAAGGCCGTCCTCGCCGAGCCCGACGGCACCGTGGTCGCGACGGCCACCCGGGCGCACGCGGTGTCGCTGCCGCGCCCGGGCCGGGCCGAGGTCGACGCCGAGGGCGTCTGGTGGGCCGAGGTGGCCGGCCTCGCCCGCGAGCTCGTCGGCCGCTCCGGCGGCCGGCGGGTCGCGGGGGTCTGCGTCAGCGGGGCCGGCCCCAGCCTCGTCCTGTGCGACGAGCGGGGGCGCGCCCTGCGACCGGCGATCCTCTACGGGATCGACACCCGCGCCACCGCCGAGATCGACGAGCTCACGCGGCGGCTCGGCGCCGGGCGGGTGCTCGAGCGGTGCGGCAAGGAGCTGTCCACGCAGGCGGTCGGGCCGAAGCTGCTGTGGGTCCGGCGGCACGAGCCGGAGGTCTGGGGGCGCACCGCGCGCTGGTACGGCAGCAGCTCGTACGCGGTCGCCCGCCTCACCGGCGAGCACGTGCTGGACCACCACACGGCGAGCCAGTGCGACCCGCTCTACGACCTCCGTGCGGGGGACTGGGCGCACGACTGGGTCGACGAGGTGGCGCCGGGCGTCCTGCTGCCCCGGCTGGCCTGGCCCGGCGAGGTCGTCGGCGCCGTGCACGCGGAGGCGTCGGCGGCCACCGGCCTGCCGGTCGGCACCCCGGTCCTCGCCGGGACCGTCGACGCCTGGGCGGAAGCGCACAGCGTCGGGGTGCGCCGCCCCGGCGACCTCATGCTCATGTACGGCTCGACGATGTTCCTCGTGCAGGTGCTCGCCGGGCTGCGGGTGCACCCCGGGCTCTGGACGACGGCCGGCGTGGAGCCGGGGTCGCGGACCCTGGCGGCCGGCATGGCGACGTCCGGCAGCCTCACCGGGTGGCTCCAGGAGGTCGGCGGGGGAGCGGACTTCGGCGTCCTCGTCGAGGAGGCCGGCCGCACCCCGCCGGGTGCGGACGGGCTGGTGCTGCTCCCGTACTTCGCGGGGGAGCGCACCCCGGTGTTCGACCCGCACGCGCGGGGCGTCGTCGCCGGGCTGACCCTCCGGCACACCCGCGGGCACCTGTTCCGCGCGGCGTACGAGGGGACGGCGTACGGGGTGCGGCAGATCCTCGCGCTGCTGGCCCGCTCCGGCGCACCGGTCGAGCGCGTCGTGGCGGTGGGCGGGGGGACGCAGGGCGGCCTGTGGACGCAGGTGGTCTCCGACGTGACCGGCGTCCCGCAGGTCCTCCCGGCGGTGACCATCGGCGCGAGCTACGGCGACGCGCTGCTCGCGGCGGTGGCCACGGGGCTGGTCCCGCCCGGCACGGACTGGACGCGGGAGGCGGGGGTCGTCGAGCCGGACCCGGGGACCAAGGACGTGTACGACGAGCTCTTCGCCGTCTACGAGGAGCTGTACCCGGCCACCCGGGGCCTGGTGCACCGGCTGGCGGCGGTGCAGGAGAGCGGCGCCTGA
- a CDS encoding ATP-binding protein: protein MELLDREGECAAVDALLTQARAGRSGALVLRGDPGIGKSSLLRWAVERAGDVLVLQARGFESESEIAFAGLADLLRPVLGHLGALPAPQSAALAGALAVGPPVRADRFTVCAATLSLLAAAAEAQPLLVLVDDAHWLDSSSLEAVLFAARRLGAEGVVVLLATRDPAPPGLAASGLPEVVLRGLARAAARELGRRSGTTLAPDVFDRLYDATAGNPLGLLEIPALLGEEPDAVVPAVPLPPGAHLERALRRQVDRLPGETRAALLVAAAGDDADLGLVAAALARRGLDLGALSPAEERRVVRVHGDRVLFRHPLLRGVVYHDAPVGERAAAHRALAAALAERGDGAQAADLRAWHLATAAVGYDEEAAAALEQAGTRAYRRGGYATAAHASERAAGLSPPGPDRGRRLLKAAKWWQLAGRVRRAGRLLAAALPDVADDPVRRAEVQHLRGFVQMWRQAPPPAQVLLQAEAERVVHLDPGRAALMHADAAVPCFMTGDVVQATAAARRAHDLAVGVGGTPLLVATVVLAVAEATSGHRHRARALLLEADEALRAARPLVRAQEVVLAAMAWGWLEEPERARALVDRLLREARAAGALGVLPYALALVGDLDFRTGRWDSAYACAEESVRLADETRQANSYGLFFLARMEAVLGLERACTEHVERALDVADRYGIGCMPTYTGSALGLLHLGAGRTAQAVEELRRVRALADAQGLAEAAVVPYVPDLVEALARAGDRDGARAELGAAERVAGGDGERGAWLAGALARCRGLLDAGAGAEAHFAEALAHHERAGSPFDRARSLLCQGERRRRARQRAEARAVLGEALGLFEALGARPWAERARTELAATGLVPAAPGTGALGLLTPQELQIALAVSAGASNQEAAAALFLSRKTVEHHLSAVYRKTGVASRRGLGAWLARQQG, encoded by the coding sequence GTGGAGCTCCTCGACCGGGAGGGCGAGTGCGCGGCCGTCGACGCGCTCCTGACCCAGGCGCGCGCCGGCCGCTCGGGCGCGCTCGTGCTCCGGGGCGACCCGGGGATCGGCAAGAGCAGCCTGCTGCGCTGGGCGGTGGAGCGCGCCGGCGACGTGCTCGTGCTGCAGGCGCGGGGCTTCGAGTCGGAGTCCGAGATCGCCTTCGCCGGGCTGGCGGACCTGCTGCGCCCGGTGCTCGGGCACCTCGGCGCCCTCCCGGCGCCGCAGTCCGCGGCCCTGGCCGGCGCGCTCGCCGTGGGGCCGCCGGTCCGCGCGGACCGCTTCACGGTCTGCGCCGCCACGCTCAGCCTGCTCGCGGCCGCCGCGGAGGCGCAGCCGCTGCTGGTGCTCGTCGACGACGCGCACTGGCTGGACAGCTCCTCGCTGGAGGCCGTGCTGTTCGCCGCGCGGCGCCTGGGCGCGGAGGGGGTCGTCGTGCTGCTCGCCACCCGCGACCCCGCACCCCCCGGGCTCGCCGCGTCCGGCCTGCCGGAGGTCGTCCTGCGCGGGCTCGCGCGCGCCGCCGCGCGCGAGCTCGGCCGCCGCTCCGGGACGACGCTCGCCCCCGACGTGTTCGACCGGCTCTACGACGCCACCGCCGGCAACCCGCTCGGCCTGCTCGAGATCCCCGCGCTCCTGGGCGAGGAGCCGGACGCCGTCGTGCCGGCCGTGCCGCTGCCCCCGGGGGCCCACCTGGAGCGGGCGCTGCGCCGGCAGGTGGACCGGCTGCCCGGGGAGACCCGGGCGGCGCTGCTCGTGGCCGCCGCCGGGGACGACGCCGACCTCGGCCTCGTGGCGGCGGCGCTGGCGCGGCGGGGCCTCGACCTCGGCGCGCTGTCGCCGGCGGAGGAGCGCCGGGTGGTGCGGGTCCACGGCGACCGGGTGCTCTTCCGCCACCCGCTGCTGCGCGGGGTCGTCTACCACGACGCGCCGGTCGGCGAGCGGGCCGCGGCGCACCGCGCGCTCGCCGCGGCGCTCGCCGAGCGCGGCGACGGGGCGCAGGCCGCGGACCTGCGGGCCTGGCACCTGGCGACCGCGGCCGTCGGCTACGACGAGGAGGCCGCGGCGGCGCTCGAGCAGGCCGGCACCCGGGCCTACCGCCGCGGTGGGTACGCCACCGCGGCCCACGCCAGCGAGCGCGCCGCGGGCCTGTCCCCGCCGGGCCCGGACCGCGGCCGGCGCCTGCTCAAGGCCGCGAAGTGGTGGCAGCTCGCGGGGCGGGTCCGGCGCGCCGGGCGGCTGCTCGCGGCGGCGCTGCCGGACGTGGCGGACGACCCGGTGCGCCGGGCGGAGGTGCAGCACCTGCGGGGCTTCGTGCAGATGTGGCGCCAGGCCCCGCCGCCGGCGCAGGTGCTGCTGCAGGCCGAGGCCGAGCGCGTGGTGCACCTCGACCCGGGGCGGGCCGCGCTCATGCACGCCGACGCGGCCGTGCCCTGCTTCATGACCGGCGACGTCGTGCAGGCGACGGCCGCGGCCCGGCGCGCGCACGACCTCGCGGTCGGGGTGGGCGGGACGCCGCTGCTCGTCGCGACGGTCGTGCTGGCGGTGGCGGAGGCGACGAGCGGGCACCGGCACCGGGCGCGCGCGCTGCTGCTCGAGGCCGACGAGGCCCTGCGGGCCGCCCGCCCGCTCGTCCGGGCCCAGGAGGTCGTCCTGGCCGCGATGGCGTGGGGGTGGCTGGAGGAGCCCGAGCGGGCCCGCGCCCTCGTCGACCGCCTGCTGCGCGAGGCCCGGGCCGCGGGCGCGCTGGGCGTGCTGCCGTACGCGCTCGCCCTCGTCGGGGACCTCGACTTCCGGACCGGGCGGTGGGACAGCGCCTACGCCTGCGCCGAGGAGTCGGTGCGCCTGGCGGACGAGACCCGCCAGGCCAACAGCTACGGCCTGTTCTTCCTGGCCCGCATGGAGGCGGTGCTCGGCCTGGAGCGGGCCTGCACCGAGCACGTCGAGCGCGCGCTCGACGTCGCCGACCGCTACGGCATCGGCTGCATGCCGACCTACACCGGCAGCGCGCTCGGGCTGCTCCACCTCGGAGCGGGCCGGACGGCGCAGGCGGTCGAGGAGCTCCGCCGGGTGCGGGCGCTCGCCGACGCCCAGGGGCTCGCGGAGGCCGCCGTGGTCCCGTACGTCCCCGACCTCGTCGAGGCGCTCGCGCGGGCCGGCGACCGGGACGGCGCCCGTGCCGAGCTCGGGGCCGCGGAGCGGGTGGCAGGCGGCGACGGGGAGCGCGGCGCGTGGCTGGCCGGGGCGCTGGCGCGCTGCCGGGGGCTGCTCGACGCCGGTGCCGGAGCGGAGGCGCACTTCGCGGAGGCGCTGGCGCACCACGAGCGCGCGGGCTCGCCCTTCGACCGCGCGCGCAGCCTGCTGTGCCAGGGCGAGCGCCGGCGGCGCGCGCGCCAGCGCGCCGAGGCGCGGGCCGTGCTGGGCGAGGCCCTCGGCCTGTTCGAGGCGCTGGGCGCGCGGCCCTGGGCCGAGCGCGCCCGCACCGAACTGGCGGCCACCGGCCTCGTCCCGGCCGCGCCGGGCACCGGTGCCCTCGGGCTCCTCACGCCCCAGGAGCTGCAGATCGCCCTCGCGGTCTCCGCGGGCGCGTCGAACCAGGAGGCGGCCGCGGCGCTCTTCCTGAGCCGCAAGACCGTGGAGCACCACCTCAGCGCGGTCTACCGCAAGACGGGCGTCGCGTCGCGCCGGGGGCTCGGCGCCTGGCTCGCCCGCCAGCAGGGCTGA
- a CDS encoding substrate-binding domain-containing protein has product MHRPNRIAAACVGSLVLLTACGGGGGSTDASGGGGGDCAGPDGEYLIGMSQANVAEPYREVMDRDIETAAAEVPQFEVVFADAAQDNAKQVSDVENFITQQVDLLIISPNEAAPLTAVVSRAYQEGIPVVVLDRKVEGEDYTTFIGGDNLAIGRAAGEYVAETLLPDGGTVAELKGLPGSTPAQERADGFREGIASNPGVQIVAEGVGNWLRDEGLSQAEAILQANDDVDVVYAHNDPMAEGAYLAAEAAGRQDQIDFIGIDALPIPSGGIKAVEQGRLSATFVYPTGGKEAVEAATSILLDCEEVPREQILETQLITQENAREAYTAAGGQ; this is encoded by the coding sequence ATGCACCGACCGAACCGCATCGCCGCCGCTTGCGTCGGCAGCCTCGTGCTCCTGACCGCCTGCGGCGGCGGGGGTGGCAGCACCGACGCCTCCGGCGGGGGTGGCGGCGACTGCGCCGGCCCGGACGGCGAGTACCTCATCGGGATGTCGCAGGCGAACGTCGCCGAGCCGTACCGCGAGGTGATGGACCGGGACATCGAGACGGCCGCCGCGGAGGTGCCGCAGTTCGAGGTGGTCTTCGCCGACGCGGCGCAGGACAACGCCAAGCAGGTCTCCGACGTGGAGAACTTCATCACCCAGCAGGTCGACCTGCTCATCATCTCGCCGAACGAGGCCGCGCCCCTCACGGCCGTGGTGAGCCGCGCGTACCAGGAGGGCATCCCCGTGGTCGTCCTCGACCGCAAGGTCGAGGGCGAGGACTACACGACCTTCATCGGCGGCGACAACCTCGCCATCGGCAGGGCCGCGGGCGAGTACGTCGCCGAGACCCTGCTGCCCGACGGCGGCACGGTGGCCGAGCTCAAGGGCCTGCCGGGGTCGACGCCGGCGCAGGAGCGGGCCGACGGCTTCCGGGAGGGCATCGCGAGCAACCCGGGCGTCCAGATCGTCGCGGAGGGCGTGGGCAACTGGCTGCGCGACGAGGGCCTGTCCCAGGCGGAGGCCATCCTGCAGGCCAACGACGACGTCGACGTCGTCTACGCGCACAACGACCCGATGGCCGAGGGGGCGTACCTCGCGGCGGAGGCCGCCGGGCGCCAGGACCAGATCGACTTCATCGGCATCGACGCGCTGCCGATCCCGAGCGGCGGCATCAAGGCCGTGGAGCAGGGGCGCCTGTCCGCCACGTTCGTGTACCCGACCGGCGGCAAGGAGGCGGTCGAGGCGGCGACGTCGATCCTCCTCGACTGCGAGGAGGTGCCGCGCGAGCAGATCCTCGAGACCCAGCTCATCACCCAGGAGAACGCCCGCGAGGCGTACACCGCGGCGGGTGGGCAGTGA
- a CDS encoding peptidoglycan-binding domain-containing protein, giving the protein MTFAAWEQATTCTGGPTPGAKALMAGVLEAYGPRGATNLGIYNCRSVAGSSTTSCHGEGRACDVGFPVEGGRAHPAGHDLVRALLPFAGRLGLQALIWDRTIWSARSPGGRPYTGVSPHVDHVHAELTRAGGRDLTRSTVRQALSGTAAPLVPTPRTGSGTQRPRLRLGSRGAEVALVQRFLGVRDDGVFGERTRAAVLRYQRDRGLEADGVVGPRTWARIDAVLAPA; this is encoded by the coding sequence ATGACGTTCGCGGCCTGGGAGCAGGCGACCACGTGCACCGGGGGCCCGACCCCCGGCGCGAAGGCGCTCATGGCGGGCGTGCTCGAGGCGTACGGCCCGCGCGGCGCGACGAACCTCGGCATCTACAACTGCCGCTCGGTCGCCGGCTCGTCGACGACGAGCTGCCACGGCGAGGGTCGCGCCTGCGACGTGGGCTTCCCCGTCGAGGGCGGGCGGGCCCACCCCGCCGGGCACGACCTCGTCCGCGCCCTGCTGCCCTTCGCCGGGCGGCTCGGGCTGCAGGCCCTCATCTGGGACCGGACCATCTGGTCGGCCCGCAGCCCGGGCGGGCGGCCGTACACCGGGGTCTCCCCCCACGTCGACCACGTCCACGCGGAGCTCACCCGCGCGGGCGGCCGCGACCTCACGAGGAGCACGGTGCGGCAAGCGTTGTCCGGCACGGCGGCCCCGCTGGTGCCGACCCCCCGGACCGGCTCCGGGACGCAACGCCCGCGGCTGCGGCTGGGCAGCCGCGGGGCCGAGGTCGCCCTCGTGCAGCGCTTCCTCGGCGTCCGCGACGACGGGGTCTTCGGCGAGCGGACCCGGGCCGCGGTGCTGCGCTACCAGCGGGACCGGGGCCTCGAGGCCGACGGGGTCGTGGGCCCGCGCACCTGGGCGCGCATCGACGCGGTGCTCGCGCCGGCCTGA